From a single Sander vitreus isolate 19-12246 chromosome 4, sanVit1, whole genome shotgun sequence genomic region:
- the cyp27b1 gene encoding 25-hydroxyvitamin D-1 alpha hydroxylase, mitochondrial, with protein MITVRRMLQQALRVSVRNAFPLVKWTERWAEGDSAKQQALKTLGDMPGPSVASFAWDLFAKRGLSRLHELQLEGVQRYGPMWKASFGSILTVHVADPALIEQVLRQEGQHPMRSDLSSWKDYRKLRGHHYGLLTSEGEEWQSVRSLLGKHMLRPKAVEAYDKTLNGVVGDLVSKLRLRRRSQGLVNDIASEFYRFGLEGISSVLFESRIGCLDEVVPEETERFIQSINTMFVMTLLTMAMPKWLHQLFPKPWNIFCQCWDYMFDFTKGHIDQRLTAEAEKVARGEKVEGRYLTYFLSRTGLPMKTVYSNVTELLLAGVDTIASTMSWSLYELSRHPKVQALLRDEVLRVLEGRSIPEAADVARMPLLKATVKEVLRLYPVIPANARVITERDIQVGGYLIPKNTLITLCHFATSRDPAVFANPDEFQPQRWLNKDHTHHPYASVPFGVGKRSCIGRRIAELELYLALSRILIEFDVKPDPEGISVKPMTRTLLVPENVISLQFIER; from the exons ATGATCACTGTGAGAAGGATGCTGCAACAAGCTCTACGAGTATCCGTCCGAAACGCCTTCCCCCTGGTCAAATGGACGGAGAGGTGGGCTGAGGGCGATTCAGCCAAGCAGCAGGCACTGAAGACTCTGGGCGACATGCCCGGACCGTCGGTCGCCAGTTTCGCTTGGGACTTGTTCGCCAAACGGGGCCTGTCTCGGCTGCACGAGTTACAG CTGGAAGGAGTGCAGCGGTATGGGCCCATGTGGAAAGCAAGTTTTGGTTCCATCCTGACAGTTCATGTGGCTGATCCTGCGCTCATTGAGCAGGTACTGAGGCAGGAGGGCCAGCACCCCATGCGCTCTGACCTTTCCTCCTGGAAGGACTACAGGAAGCTCAGAGGACATCACTATGGACTCCTGACATC TGAGGGGGAGGAGTGGCAGTCGGTGAGAAGTCTCTTGGGGAAGCACATGCTGCGACCAAAAGCAGTTGAAGCTTACGATAAAACCCTGAACGGCGTGGTCGGCGACCTCGTTTCCAAACTTCGCCTTCGCAGACGCTCTCAGGGCCTCGTCAATGACATCGCCAGCGAGTTCTATCGCTTTGGCCTCGAGG GCATTTCCTCAGTGTTGTTTGAATCCAGAATCGGTTGCCTGGATGAGGTTGTCCCAGAAGAGACAGAGCGTTTCATCCAGTCGATCAACACCATGTTTGTAATGACGCTCCTTACCATGGCCATGCCAAAGTGGTTGCACCAGCTGTTTCCTAAACCCTGGAACATCTTCTGTCAGTGCTGGGACTACATGTTTGACTTCA CAAAAGGCCACATTGATCAGCGTCTGACGGCCGAGGCAGAAAAGGTTGCCCGTGGAGAGAAGGTGGAGGGCCGTTATCTCACATACTTCCTGTCGCGGACCGGGCTGCCCATGAAGACTGTCTACAGCAACGTCACAGAGCTGCTTCTTGCAGGAGTCGACACA ATCGCCAGCACCATGTCCTGGTCGTTGTATGAGCTGTCCCGCCACCCCAAGGTGCAGGCATTGCTCCGGGATGAGGTGTTGAGAGTGCTGGAGGGTCGAAGCATACCGGAGGCCGCTGATGTGGCCCGCATGCCTCTCCTGAAGGCCACAGTCAAAGAAGTACTTCG GTTGTACCCCGTTATTCCTGCCAATGCAAGAGTgattacagagagagacatccAGGTTGGAGGCTACCTCATCCCTAAAAAT ACTTTAATTACCCTGTGCCACTTTGCAACGTCACGGGATCCAGCGGTGTTTGCAAATCCAGATGAATTCCAGCCCCAGCGATGGTTGAACAAGGACCACACTCACCACCCGTATGCCTCTGTACCCTTTGGGGTGGGAAAACGCAGCTGCATAGGTCGTCGTATCGCCGAGCTGGAGCTCTATCTTGCTCTTTCAAGG ATCCTCATAGAGTTTGATGTTAAGCCAGACCCTGAAGGGATTTCCGTGAAGCCCATGACACGGACGCTTCTGgttcctgaaaatgtcattaGCCTCCAGTTTATTGAACGATGA